The DNA segment TTCTAACTTAGCCTCTGGATCAACGATTAATTTCTTTGGATTATCAGGGTCAGTTTTAAGTCTATAGTGGGTTACAACTGCGCATTCTTTGGCAAATCCTTCTGCATTTTGCTCTTCGGCTTCGAAAAAACTTTTTGGAATAAAAAGAGGGAAGTACGCATTCTGATGACCAGTTTCTTTGAACTTCTTATCTAATTCATCGCGCATTTTTTCCCATATAGCGTAACCATATGGCTTAATTACCATACAACCCCGAACTCCAGAATTTTCTGCTAAGTCCGCTTTTACTACTAGTTCGTTATACCATTTGCTATAATCTTCGGCTCTCGAAGTAAGTTTTGCCATTATTTTGATGTTTTGATTTAACTAAGTGAGGCTTTTAATATCTAAACTTAAAAGCGTATTATTACACAAGATTTATACCCGTTGATTGGTACAATTTTGGTATAATGTGCAAATATAAATTAATTAAAACTTTTTCACCTTATCATGAAAAATATTACCTATAAAAACTTACTAAATTCACTAAAATTAAAATCGGTTTTTGCGATCGTTGGTGGGATGCTATTAACTTCTTGTGGTGCTGCCATGGGTTATACAGAGACTGATGGCGTTTATTACGATCCCAATAAAGATACTTTGCCAGAAGGTGTAGTGATGAGTAGCGGAAATCATGTAAATGAATATTATGATTATCAGGTTACAGATGATCAAAACAAATATTTAAATTCTGATAATCGAAATGAAAGTTGGAAAAACAATCAAAATTCTGACTTTGGAACCTATACTGGTACCGATACTTATTATAATGATGCGTGGGGTTATGGGTATCCATATGGATATAACTCTGGTTTCAGTTTTGGAATGAATTTCGGGTGGGGTTCTCCTTACGGTTATGGTAATTACTATAATCCATGGAATTACGGATACAATCCTTATTACGGATCATATTATCCTTTCTATGGTTATTACAATCCTTATTACGGTTATGGTCCTTACGGCTACCCATCCAACTATTACTATGGCAACAGTTATTATGGTAACCGATATAATAATTACAACGCACCTTCATTTAACTACAAGAGAAGTGGTGCTACTGGTGCATTCCGAAATGATGGTAATAATACAGTAAGATCAAATAATAATCAATCTGCTGGATTTAGAAAGAATAGTCCAACTTTTAGAAATAGTAATCAGCAAAATACAGATTATAGAACGAATCAGCGACAAAATGATCAACCAAGATTTAGAACTACTCCGCAAAAAAATCAGCAGAGACAAAATGTGCCTCAAAGGCAGGTAACTCCTCAGGAACAGCCGAGATTTAGAACCAATTCGAGTGATAGTGGATTTAGATCAGGAAGCTCGGGAAGCAGTTCAAATAGGGGATCATCCAATTCAGGTTCTACAAGACAGTCAGGCGGTTTCAGAAGATAACATATAATTAAGGATAATATTTAAAATGATTAAAAAAACTTGTATAATATTGGGTATTTCTGCAGTTTATTTTGTGAATGCTCAAGATATTTCTACACTAAGAAATACGGTAGATGCTTATTCAAACTCTTCGCTAAATGGTTCTGCACGTTATAATGCAATGGCAGGATCAATGGGAGCTCTTGGTGGAGAAGTTTCTGTACTTAATTCTAATCCAGCTGGGATCGGCGTCAACATCGCCAGCGAAATGTCTGGAACATTATCAATTACTAAAAGCAATAACAGTTCATCTTTTAATGGGAGTTCAATTGATTACAAGGTAAACAATACAGACCTCGGAAATGTTGGTGGTGTAGTTGCTTTTAGAGTTGCCGGAAATTCCCCATGGAAATTTGTCAATATTGGAGTCAATTATTCTAATCAGTCGATTGAAGATTACACTGAAACTCCAGGGAATGCAAATATAAACTTCAATGCTATTGGTGCAAATAATATTCCGACGACCTTAAGTTACGCAGGTCATGCCTATAATAGATACGGAAATCTTTCCAAAATGAGTATGGCGGTTGGTGCTAATTATGATAACCGAATTTATGTGGGTGGAGGTTTAAATTTTCATACCTTGGTAGTGGATCAGTATGATTCTGCAGCCTTTCAGTCATCGTCAGATAATAATACAGCGGAATATCATAAGCAATATACTCCGTTTTCTGAATCTTCGAATGGATTTTCAGCAACAGTAGGAATTATTGGAAAAATAAATCCTCAATTCAGAGTTGGAGCAGCTTTGGAAACTCCAACTTGGTGGACTATTGAGCGGGCTTTTGATGAATATGAAAATCCTACTGATGGTACCTACTCGGAGAACAGAACACTTTCTACTCCTTTAAAAGCGACGTTAAGTGCTGCTTTTGTACCTAGTAAGAATCTTGCAGTTAATATAGATTATACTATAGGTTTGACAAAGCCCCAATATAAGGTGCGTGGAGATGCAGAAACTGAATTGAATAGTTTCTTCAATGACCATTCTAGAAGTATGTCAGAAATTAAAGCGGGAGCGGAATACAGAATAGACGCTTTTCGTTTAAGAGCAGGTTACGCTTATGCAAATAGTCCATTTAACTCTGTAGATTTGAACTCATTCTCGGACGCAGGTACCTCTGGGAATAATTCTTTTGATAAACTATTAGTGGGAAATAGAACGACTTTCGGAGCTGGCCTTGGATATGATTTTAAATCATTTTATCTTGACGCAGCATATCAAAGTATTTCTTCAGATTATCAAAATCCCTTTTTAGCAGGAAGTGCAGCAAACAATGCAGGTTATTTTTCTGATAAATATGTAGTCGAATCAAATTCTTCAATTGTATCTAATGTGAAGAACAAGAAAGATAATTTTTTCCTTACCTTAGGATGGAAATTCTAAAATAGAAATAATGCAGATTAAATAGGCTTCAAGATAATTGAAGCCTATTTAATTTTTTATCGCTACTATTTGTTAATGATGGTGGAAAAGATGGCCAGTCATTGCCAATAGTACTCCAAGGGTTACATAGCCAATTTTCTTCCAGTCTACATTATGATTTTTACTGCTTTCAAAAATGATTACTGATGAAATATGAAGAAAAATTCCACCTACTAAAGCTAGAAAGTACACTTCTAAATTAGGATTAAAATATTTTCCTAATATTAATCCTAAAGGTGAGGCTAATGCAAAAATTGCAATAATTAAAAATGCGGAAGGATTGAATTTTTTATTTTTTACTAGGAAAGCACCAAGAATAAAGGAGATGGGAATATTATGCACCAAAATTCCAGTTAAGTAGGGAGTGAAAGTTTCAGTTTCGTTCGCCAATGGGATTCCTTCTAAAAATGCATGGATAAACATTCCAATCATCAATGCGATTGGAAGGATATTCTTTCCTTCGCTATGATGATGAAAGTGACCGTGCTCAAAGCCCTTAGTTAAGTTTTCAAGCAGCATTTGAAGCAAAACTCCACCGATCACCCAAAGTCCAATATTATTATTTGTTCCAGAATATACTTCCGGGAAAACTTCGTTCAAACATATAGTAATAAGAAATCCCGCGCTTACAATCAATAAATTTTTTGCAAACTTCTCCCGATCTCCAAAAAATTTTCCGAGAAATACACCAATTAAAACACTTAAAATTAAGAGAATAATAATCATAATTACGGAATTTATTAGTTCTTCTTTTTAAACAAATTGATACATCTTGCTGATTGTTCTACATCAAATTTACCTAAATGATAATCACCGAATGTAGTGATTCTTTCAAAACCGAATTCTTCGGCGTACCTGTTTATTTCATCCAACGTATGAAGTTTTACCTTTTCGAAAAAATGAAAATCTTTTCCCTGATCTTTAAAACTAATATCTTTGATCACATGCTGATTCTCAATTTTCTTCTTTATGGTGAAGTTGATTCCTTCTTTAGTCATATTCTCTTCTGGAACGAGTGTATTTTCAACCCATTTTGCATTCAGAAAATCTAATACAAAATATCCGTCTTCCTTCAAGATATTTGATATTGACCGAAAAACTTTTTTATCATCATTTTCATCTTCGAAATATCCAAAGCTGGTGAAGAGATTGAAAACTGCATCAACTTTCTGTGATGATAGTTGGGTGAAAATCTCATCTCGCATGTCGTGAACTTCAAATTTTAAATCTGAATTTTCGAACTGTTTGTTATGTTCAATGCTTTGTTGTGATAAATCCAATCCTAAAACTTCATAGCCCATTTTGTTTAAAAAAACAGAATGTCTGCCTTTTCCACAAGCCAGGTCAATAATTTTAGAATCTTTCGGTAGATTTAAGTAATTGATTAGTAAGGTGATAAAGTTTTCTGCTTCTGCAAAATCTCTATCTTTATATAGAATATGATAATAAGGAGTATCAAACCAAGTTTCAAACCATGCCATTCTGCAAAAATAACTAAATTTGCAATTGGAAAACGACAAGTTGTAAAAAGATTTCTATTGATTATAATCATCTTCGGGGAGCCAACAAATTCAATTTGTAGTTTGAAAACATATTTTATAATAAACTCAACTTAAATAAACTTCAACAAATTGTTGATCATCAATATATGGATACAGAAAATTTAAAAATACAGATCAAGACTTTTTTCGGACTCGAAGAAATTTTAGCAGAAGAGATCAGAAAACTAGGCGGAACAAATGTTGAAGTTAAAAACCGCGCAGTAAATTGCGAAGGCGACTTAGGATTTCTTTATAAGATTAATTACTCCGCCAGAACCGCTTTGAAAGTTTTAGTTCCAGTCTTAACCTTTAAAGCTTGGGACGAAAACCGTTTCTACGATAAGCTTTTCGATTTTCCTTGGGAAGAATATATGACCGTTGATCAGACCTTCGCTATCGATACCACCATTTATTCTGAGCGTTTTTCGCATTCTCAATTTATGGCTCAAAAAATGAAAGACGCGATCGTTGATTATTTTAAATTTAAATATAATAAAAGACCGAGTGTAGATACGCACGATCCAGACATAAAAATTCATCTTCACATCGATCGAGAATTGGTAACCGTTTCTTTGGATTCTTCTGGAGATGCTTTATTCAAAAGAGGATACAGAAAGGAACAAGGTGAAGCGCCTCTAAACGAAGTACTCGCTTCTGGAATGTTGCAATTGGCAGGTTGGGACGGAAAAGGAAACTTCCTTGATCCAATGTGCGGTTCAGGTACATTATTGATCGAAGCTGCGATGATTGCGATGGATTTACCTGCACAGATTTTTCGCAGGAGATTCGGTTTTCAAAACTGGTTAAATTACGATGCAGAATTATTTCAAACCATCAAAGATGTTAGGATCAATCGAGTAAAAGAATTTACAGGTAAAATCATTGGTTATGATATCGATTCCAATATGTTACATGCTGCTAGAATTAATATTGAAGCTGCGGAAATGGATGATGTTATCGAAGTAAAAGAACAAGATTTCTTTGAATCTAAAAAAGAATTATTTCCTTTACTAATGGTTTTCAATCCACCGTATGACGAAAGAATTGTAATCAACGATGATGAATTCTATAGTACGATTGGTGATACTTTCAAGAAAAATTATCCAAACACTTTGGCTTGGT comes from the Chryseobacterium sp. SNU WT5 genome and includes:
- a CDS encoding prolyl-tRNA synthetase; amino-acid sequence: MKNITYKNLLNSLKLKSVFAIVGGMLLTSCGAAMGYTETDGVYYDPNKDTLPEGVVMSSGNHVNEYYDYQVTDDQNKYLNSDNRNESWKNNQNSDFGTYTGTDTYYNDAWGYGYPYGYNSGFSFGMNFGWGSPYGYGNYYNPWNYGYNPYYGSYYPFYGYYNPYYGYGPYGYPSNYYYGNSYYGNRYNNYNAPSFNYKRSGATGAFRNDGNNTVRSNNNQSAGFRKNSPTFRNSNQQNTDYRTNQRQNDQPRFRTTPQKNQQRQNVPQRQVTPQEQPRFRTNSSDSGFRSGSSGSSSNRGSSNSGSTRQSGGFRR
- a CDS encoding class I SAM-dependent RNA methyltransferase produces the protein MDTENLKIQIKTFFGLEEILAEEIRKLGGTNVEVKNRAVNCEGDLGFLYKINYSARTALKVLVPVLTFKAWDENRFYDKLFDFPWEEYMTVDQTFAIDTTIYSERFSHSQFMAQKMKDAIVDYFKFKYNKRPSVDTHDPDIKIHLHIDRELVTVSLDSSGDALFKRGYRKEQGEAPLNEVLASGMLQLAGWDGKGNFLDPMCGSGTLLIEAAMIAMDLPAQIFRRRFGFQNWLNYDAELFQTIKDVRINRVKEFTGKIIGYDIDSNMLHAARINIEAAEMDDVIEVKEQDFFESKKELFPLLMVFNPPYDERIVINDDEFYSTIGDTFKKNYPNTLAWLISSDLDSIKRVGLRPSRKIKLYNGKLECRFMQYEMYEGTKKIHKLEGREGGS
- a CDS encoding ZIP family metal transporter, whose protein sequence is MIIILLILSVLIGVFLGKFFGDREKFAKNLLIVSAGFLITICLNEVFPEVYSGTNNNIGLWVIGGVLLQMLLENLTKGFEHGHFHHHSEGKNILPIALMIGMFIHAFLEGIPLANETETFTPYLTGILVHNIPISFILGAFLVKNKKFNPSAFLIIAIFALASPLGLILGKYFNPNLEVYFLALVGGIFLHISSVIIFESSKNHNVDWKKIGYVTLGVLLAMTGHLFHHH
- a CDS encoding OmpP1/FadL family transporter — its product is MIKKTCIILGISAVYFVNAQDISTLRNTVDAYSNSSLNGSARYNAMAGSMGALGGEVSVLNSNPAGIGVNIASEMSGTLSITKSNNSSSFNGSSIDYKVNNTDLGNVGGVVAFRVAGNSPWKFVNIGVNYSNQSIEDYTETPGNANINFNAIGANNIPTTLSYAGHAYNRYGNLSKMSMAVGANYDNRIYVGGGLNFHTLVVDQYDSAAFQSSSDNNTAEYHKQYTPFSESSNGFSATVGIIGKINPQFRVGAALETPTWWTIERAFDEYENPTDGTYSENRTLSTPLKATLSAAFVPSKNLAVNIDYTIGLTKPQYKVRGDAETELNSFFNDHSRSMSEIKAGAEYRIDAFRLRAGYAYANSPFNSVDLNSFSDAGTSGNNSFDKLLVGNRTTFGAGLGYDFKSFYLDAAYQSISSDYQNPFLAGSAANNAGYFSDKYVVESNSSIVSNVKNKKDNFFLTLGWKF
- a CDS encoding class I SAM-dependent methyltransferase, producing the protein MAWFETWFDTPYYHILYKDRDFAEAENFITLLINYLNLPKDSKIIDLACGKGRHSVFLNKMGYEVLGLDLSQQSIEHNKQFENSDLKFEVHDMRDEIFTQLSSQKVDAVFNLFTSFGYFEDENDDKKVFRSISNILKEDGYFVLDFLNAKWVENTLVPEENMTKEGINFTIKKKIENQHVIKDISFKDQGKDFHFFEKVKLHTLDEINRYAEEFGFERITTFGDYHLGKFDVEQSARCINLFKKKN